A single Vanacampus margaritifer isolate UIUO_Vmar chromosome 7, RoL_Vmar_1.0, whole genome shotgun sequence DNA region contains:
- the gga3a gene encoding ADP-ribosylation factor-binding protein GGA3a produces MASDGESLESWLNKATNPSNRQEDWEYIMGFCDQINKELEGPQIAARLLVHKIHSPQEWEARQALMVLEACMKNCGQRFQNEAGKFRFLNELIKVISPKYLGDKVSDKVKSKVIEMIYSWTIYLPEETKICEAYQMLKSQGIVLADPEISLDATLVPTSPSQRPKNPVFDDEHKGRRLAELLKSKKPADLEAANRLIKNMVKEDEVRSQKMSKQKSALEAVNNRVKLLNEMLAYFSPEDSTDGDKDLIRELYVDCDKLRQTVCQLATETDDNDIHLGDLLQANDDLTTVINSCKKIVESQSINDVTKTPSTVKQGTCCTTQSESLIDLTEADIPSFSQIGKRDSTSNTVSHVDLLCGTAFAGTSPASSDVASAPFSLLDEELLTLGSLGPVATESVLPSNSIQPIQNYSQDVELLDTTSIAGPAASISFLSPGFDAHQSSFTLQQTQIGPVWSAPVPVASLLSPPTQNSPHASADAQHSPGAPSSLGHSLQDVALLDLGGTKSIPVVHFDSTQAKRGGLCSPSNLLRHEGMPVASTYRPTRGLVNNAPLHSPSPVLTHSQTSLGGLDATSLADVFVPLDAVKPSKMCPVTAYDKDGIRLLLHFASDCPPGRPDVLVIVASMLNTSPLPAKDIVLQAAVPKTMKVKLQPPSATQLAPFNPILPPAAITQVVLLANPRKEKVRMRYKLTFTLDEQLYTDVGEVNEFPTPDRWGSCDPISTPQKQGRS; encoded by the exons ATGGCGTCTGATGGCGAGTCGCTCGAGTCCTGGCTTA ACAAAGCCACCAATCCTTCCAACAGACAAGAAGACTGGGAATATATTATGGGATTCTGTGACCAAATTAATAAGGAGCTCGAGGG CCCGCAAATAGCCGCCAGACTCTTGGTACACAAGATCCATTCACCACAGGAATGGGAGGCACGACAGGCCTTGATG GTTCTGGAAGCTTGCATGAAGAACTGCGGCCAGAGGTTTCAGAACGAAGCGGGCAAATTCCGTTTTTTGAACGAGCTCATTAAAGTGATCTCGCCTAAA TATCTAGGAGACAAAGTGTCTGACAAGGTGAAGTCAAAAGTAATTGAGATGATTTACAGTTGGACCATTTATCTACCCGAGGAAACCAAAATCTGTGAGGCTTATCAGATGTTGAAGAGCCAAG GCATTGTGTTAGCCGACCCAGAGATCTCTCTAGATGCGACGTTAGTCCCAACATCCCCGTCTCAGCGGCCCAAGAATCCGGTGTTTGATGATGAGCACAAAGGCAGA AGGTTGGCAGAGCTGCTTAAGAGCAAAAAGCCAGCCGATCTGGAGGCAGCAAATCGGCTCATCAAGAACATGGTGAAAGAG GACGAAGTGAGATCGCAGAAAATGTCAAAGCAGAAAAGCGCCCTGGAGGCGGTCAATAACAGGGTCAAACTCCTTAATGAGATGCTGGCTTACTTCAGCCCTGAAGACTCCACTGATGGCGACAAGGATCTCATTAGG GAGCTGTACGTCGACTGTGACAAGCTGAGACAAACAGTGTGTCAGCTAGCTACAGAAACGGACGACAATGACATCCACTTGG GAGACCTCCTGCAGGCCAACGATGACCTCACCACTGTCATTAATTCCTGTAAGAAAATTGTGGAAAGCCAATCCATAAATGACGTGACTAAAACACCATCAACAGTCAAACAAG GCACCTGCTGCACTACTCAGTCAGAGAGTTTGATTGATTTGACAGAAGCGGACATCCCAAGTTTCTCACAAATAGGAAAGAGAGATTCGACATCTAACACGGTTTCTCATGTTGATCTTCTGTGCGGAACCGCTTTTGCTGGAACATCCCCCGCAAGCTCCGACGTAGCGTCTGCACCGTTTTCTCTGCTGGATGAGGAGCTGCTGACTTTAG GATCTCTTGGACCTGTTGCAACTGAATCAGTGCTACCGAGCAATTCCATACAGCCCATCCAG AATTATAGTCAGGATGTGGAACTTTTGGACACAACTTCAATAGCAGGACCTGCAGCCTCCATCTCATTCCTCAGCCCGGGGTTCGACGCTCATCAGTCATCTTTCACGCTCCAGCAGACACAAATTGGCCCAGTCTGGAGCGCACCGGTCCCAGTGGCTTCGCTTCTGTCACCTCCCACGCAAAATTCTCCACACGCCTCTGCCGATGCCCAGCATTCCCCAGGGGCGCCGTCTTCCCTGGGTCACAGTCTACAAGACGTAGCCCTGCTTGATTTAGGCGGTACTAAAAG CATCCCTGTGGTGCACTTTGACAGCACACAAGCCAAGCGTGGCGGTTTGTGTTCTCCTTCCAATCTCCTGCGCCATGAAGGGATGCCAGTGGCGTCTACTTACCGACCGACCAGAGGTCTAGTCAACAACGCTCCATTACACTCTCCATCCCCCGTCCTCACACACAGCCAGACCTCTCTAGGCGGGCTGGATGCGACGTCTCTTGCTGATGTATTTGTACCTTTGGATGCCGTCAAACCAA GTAAGATGTGTCCAGTCACAGCATACGACAAAGATGGCATTCGCCTGCTGCTGCATTTCGCCAGCGACTGTCCGCCCGGCAGGCCTGACGTGTTGGTGATTGTGGCCTCCATGCTGAATACATCCCCACTTCCTGCTAAGGACATTGTACTGCAGGCGGCCGTTCCTAAG ACTATGAAAGTGAAATTGCAGCCACCCTCTGCAACACAGCTCGCTCCCTTCAACCCCATCCTGCCTCCTGCTGCCATCACTCAGGTCGTGCTGCTTGCCAATCCTCGCAAG GAAAAGGTGCGAATGAGGTACAAGTTGACATTCACGCTGGATGAGCAGCTCTACACGGATGTCGGGGAAGTGAACGAGTTTCCAACTCCTGACAGATGGGGGAGCTGTGACCCCATATCAACTCCCCAAAAACAGGGCAGGTCATGA
- the sumo2a gene encoding small ubiquitin like modifier 2a, whose amino-acid sequence MADEKPKEGVKTENEHINLKVAGQDGSVVQFKIKRHTPLNKLMKAYCERQGLSMRQIRFRFDGQPINETDTPSQLEMEDEDTIDVFQQQTGGCSP is encoded by the exons ATGGCAGACGAGAAGCCTAAG GAGGGAGTGAAAACGGAGAACGAGCACATCAACCTGAAGGTGGCTGGCCAGGACGGTTCGGTGGTGCAGTTCAAGATCAAGAGGCACACTCCACTTAACAAACTCATGAAAGCTTATTGCGAACGGCAG GGATTATCAATGAGGCAGATACGATTTCGTTTTGATGGCCAGCCGATCAATGAAACGGACACGCCCTCGCAG ctgGAAATGGAGGACGAAGATACGATCGACGTGTTCCAGCAGCAAACCGGAGGATGTTCTCCTTAA